ACCTGTTCAACACCCTGGCCGTGGTCGGCATCGCTGGCGCCATATCGCCAATGGTGCTGGCGCCTGAGGTGGTCACCCGAGACTGGCCGGTCATGGCTGGCCTGACCGTGTTGCTGTTTCTCTTCGGCTGGGGGTTTCGCGGCCGCCAGGGGCGCATCAACCGCCTGGAGGCCTGTATTTTGCTGACGGCCTACGTGGGCTACACGGGCTGGCTACTCGTTTCCACGGCCCAAACCATCTGACGCCTGGCGCGGATCGCTTTTCAGACCTTCGCGCACCGTGGGATAGCGCAACACAAAACCCAGCTCGGCCTTCATCCGGCTGTTGCGAAGCCGCCGCGACTCTTTCATGAAGCTCAGCAACATGGCCGGCAGCTGGGCCTCGGCTTCGGCGCTCGAAACCCGGGGTGGGCGCGCCACACCGTACAGATCCGCAGCGAAATCCACGTAGTCGCCCATCTTCATTTCGGTGTCATCGCACACATTCACATTGCGCTGCGGCTTGCCGCGCCAAAGGGCCAGAACGCAGGCCCTGGCCAGATCGTCTGCATGAATGTGGTTGGTGAACACGTCATCCGACTCGCGCAACACCGGTGTGCCGCGCTCAAGCCGCCCGCGGGGCGTGCCACCTTCGCGGTCGGCAGCATAAATACCTGGAATGCGCAGCACGGTGGTTCGCAAACCCGTGACGCGCCCGAGCCCGTGCACCGTGGTTTCGGCATCCACCCGCCGACCGGCCCGCGGGCTTTGCGGTTGCACCCGCGTGGTTTCGCTCACCCAGGCGCCCTGCTGGTCGCCATACACGCCGCTGGTCGAGCCATACACCAGCGCCCGCGGCGCAGCCCGCTGCATGAGGGCATGCGCCAATGCGCGGGTGCGTGGGTCATTCGGTAGCGCTCGACCGGCTTCGCTCGGCGGTGGTGCCAGGTGCAGCACCCGCGTGGCCAACCCAGCCAGACGCCTGAGGCCGCGTTGATCGTCCAGATTGCCCAGCAGCGGCGTGACACCCATTGCGCGAAGACCGGGCGTGCGCTCGGCGCTGGAGGTCAGCGCCAGCAAACGCACGCGTTGCC
This region of Hydrogenophaga crassostreae genomic DNA includes:
- a CDS encoding SDR family oxidoreductase, with product MSFLGALPARFRRERVLIVGCGDVGQRAVRVLGSGQRVRLLALTSSAERTPGLRAMGVTPLLGNLDDQRGLRRLAGLATRVLHLAPPPSEAGRALPNDPRTRALAHALMQRAAPRALVYGSTSGVYGDQQGAWVSETTRVQPQSPRAGRRVDAETTVHGLGRVTGLRTTVLRIPGIYAADREGGTPRGRLERGTPVLRESDDVFTNHIHADDLARACVLALWRGKPQRNVNVCDDTEMKMGDYVDFAADLYGVARPPRVSSAEAEAQLPAMLLSFMKESRRLRNSRMKAELGFVLRYPTVREGLKSDPRQASDGLGRGNE